A DNA window from Streptomyces sp. CA-278952 contains the following coding sequences:
- the prfB gene encoding peptide chain release factor 2: protein MAVVDISEELKSLSSTMGSIEAVLDLDALRADIAALEEQAAAPSLWDDPEAAQKITSKLSHLQAEVRKAETLRGRIDDLEVLFELAADESDADAQAEAETELESVKKALDEMEVRTLLSGEYDAREALVTIRAEAGGVDAADFAEKLQRMYIRWAERHNYKTEVYETAYAEEAGIKSTTFVVQVPYAYGTLSVEQGTHRLVRISPFDNQGRRQTSFAGVEVLPVVEQTDHIEIDESELRVDVYRSSGPGGQGVNTTDSAVRLTHLPSGIVVSCQNERSQIQNKASAMNVLQAKLLERRRQEEQAKMNALKGDGGNSWGNQMRSYVLHPYQMVKDLRTDFEMGNPEAVFNGEIDGFVEAGIRWRKQSEK, encoded by the coding sequence GTGGCAGTCGTCGATATTTCCGAAGAGCTGAAGTCCCTCTCCTCGACCATGGGGTCGATCGAGGCCGTCCTGGACCTGGATGCGCTGAGGGCGGACATCGCCGCGCTCGAGGAGCAGGCTGCGGCGCCGTCCCTGTGGGACGACCCGGAGGCGGCCCAGAAAATCACCAGCAAGCTTTCCCACCTCCAGGCCGAGGTCCGCAAGGCCGAGACCCTGCGCGGCCGCATCGACGACCTCGAAGTCCTCTTCGAGCTCGCCGCGGACGAGAGCGACGCCGACGCCCAGGCGGAGGCCGAGACCGAGCTGGAGTCGGTGAAGAAGGCGCTGGACGAGATGGAGGTCCGCACGCTCCTCTCCGGCGAGTACGACGCGCGCGAGGCCCTGGTGACCATCCGGGCCGAGGCCGGCGGCGTCGACGCCGCCGACTTCGCCGAGAAGCTCCAGCGCATGTACATCCGCTGGGCCGAGCGGCACAACTACAAGACCGAGGTCTACGAGACCGCGTACGCGGAAGAGGCCGGCATCAAGTCGACCACCTTCGTCGTCCAGGTTCCGTACGCCTACGGCACGCTCTCCGTCGAGCAGGGCACCCACCGCCTGGTCCGCATCTCGCCCTTCGACAACCAGGGCCGCCGCCAGACGTCGTTCGCGGGCGTCGAGGTGCTCCCGGTCGTCGAGCAGACCGACCACATCGAGATCGACGAGTCCGAGCTGCGCGTGGACGTGTACCGCTCCTCGGGCCCTGGCGGACAGGGCGTCAACACCACGGACTCCGCGGTCCGTCTGACCCACCTGCCCTCCGGCATCGTCGTCTCCTGCCAGAACGAACGCTCGCAGATCCAGAACAAGGCGTCCGCGATGAACGTCCTCCAGGCGAAGCTCCTTGAGCGCCGCCGCCAGGAGGAGCAGGCGAAGATGAACGCGCTCAAGGGCGACGGCGGCAACTCCTGGGGCAACCAGATGCGTTCGTACGTCCTGCACCCGTACCAGATGGTCAAGGACCTGCGTACGGATTTCGAGATGGGCAACCCCGAAGCGGTCTTCAACGGCGAGATCGACGGCTTCGTTGAGGCGGGCATCCGCTGGCGCAAGCAGAGCGAGAAGTAA
- a CDS encoding LPXTG cell wall anchor domain-containing protein, with translation MTKKTRMRVARIAAGAVIAAGASLTAAGAAQALNGPDETPITTLDSPGGGLIEGTTEGGDPGGVDAGADGGAADGGADGGVDGGADGGVDGGADGGVDGGADGGVDGGADGGVDGGADGGADGGVDGGADGGVDGGADGGADGGVDGGADGGVDGGADGGADGGVDGGADGGVDGGSGNNGGSGNNGGSGNNGGSGNNGGSGNNGASGNSGGDQGGTSTSGGSSDGGSSNGGSSNGGSTSGGGGSATGGGSTTGGDDAGCTVDLDGAECTDNTDTDSVGNKPVEQSKGKEELAETGAAETTFLVIGAATMIAGGIGFRILPRLVGGGRTVA, from the coding sequence ATGACGAAGAAGACGCGTATGCGCGTCGCGCGGATCGCCGCCGGCGCGGTTATCGCCGCGGGTGCCTCGCTGACCGCGGCCGGTGCGGCGCAGGCGCTGAATGGTCCGGACGAGACCCCGATCACCACCCTGGACAGTCCCGGCGGTGGCCTCATCGAGGGCACCACCGAGGGCGGCGACCCGGGCGGCGTCGACGCGGGCGCCGACGGCGGTGCTGCTGACGGCGGTGCTGACGGTGGCGTTGACGGCGGTGCTGACGGTGGCGTCGATGGCGGTGCCGATGGTGGCGTTGACGGCGGTGCCGATGGTGGCGTCGATGGCGGTGCTGACGGTGGCGTTGACGGCGGTGCCGATGGCGGTGCTGACGGTGGCGTCGATGGCGGTGCTGACGGTGGCGTTGACGGCGGTGCCGATGGCGGTGCTGACGGTGGCGTCGATGGCGGTGCCGATGGTGGCGTCGATGGCGGTGCTGACGGCGGTGCTGACGGTGGCGTTGACGGCGGTGCCGATGGTGGCGTTGACGGCGGCTCCGGTAACAACGGTGGCTCCGGTAACAACGGTGGCTCGGGCAACAACGGTGGTTCGGGCAACAACGGTGGCTCCGGTAACAACGGCGCCTCCGGTAACAGCGGCGGCGACCAGGGTGGCACCAGCACCTCCGGCGGCTCCTCCGACGGTGGCTCTTCCAACGGTGGCTCTTCCAACGGCGGCTCCACGAGCGGCGGCGGCGGTTCGGCGACCGGCGGCGGTTCCACCACCGGTGGCGACGACGCCGGCTGCACCGTCGACCTCGACGGCGCCGAGTGCACCGACAACACGGACACCGACAGCGTCGGCAACAAGCCGGTCGAGCAGAGCAAGGGCAAGGAAGAGCTCGCCGAGACCGGTGCGGCCGAGACGACCTTCCTGGTCATCGGCGCCGCGACGATGATCGCGGGCGGCATCGGCTTCCGTATCCTGCCCCGCCTGGTCGGCGGCGGTCGCACGGTCGCCTAG
- a CDS encoding serine/threonine-protein kinase — MARNIGSRYTAHQILGRGSAGTVWLGEGPEGPVAIKLLREDLASDQELVGRFVQERTALLGLVHPHVVAVRDLVVDGNDLALVMTLVRGTDLRTRLDRERRLAPEAAAAIIADVADGLAAAHKAHVVHRDVKPENILLDMEGPLGPGGAHPALLTDFGVAKLIDTPRRTKATKIIGTPDYLAPEIVEGLPPRAAVDIYALATVLYELLAGFTPFGGGHPGAVLRRHVTETVVPLPGIPEELWQLLVQCLAKAPASRLRASELAVRLRDLLPLLAGIPPLDVDEPGPEESDQQPAAYDEQQYTPASEEPRRRGAVPLVPGSAPDSNRDTHTSMRVPAPDELAGGPLGTARAPRAPGRPRPGSARNKAAAVRKRRITLGVAALALCAAVVVGGLLAGGDGDGGPAPQDSENSAPATP, encoded by the coding sequence TTGGCACGGAATATCGGCAGCCGGTACACGGCCCACCAGATCCTGGGGCGCGGCAGCGCCGGCACGGTATGGCTCGGCGAAGGGCCCGAGGGCCCGGTCGCCATCAAGCTGCTCCGTGAGGACCTCGCGTCCGACCAGGAGCTCGTGGGCCGCTTCGTGCAGGAGCGCACAGCCCTGCTCGGACTCGTCCACCCGCACGTGGTCGCCGTCCGGGACCTCGTCGTGGACGGCAACGACCTGGCCCTGGTCATGACCCTCGTCCGCGGCACCGACCTGCGCACCCGCCTCGACCGCGAACGCCGCCTCGCCCCCGAGGCCGCCGCCGCGATCATCGCGGATGTCGCCGACGGGCTCGCCGCCGCGCACAAGGCCCACGTGGTCCACCGGGACGTCAAGCCGGAGAACATCCTGCTCGACATGGAGGGCCCGCTCGGCCCCGGCGGCGCGCACCCGGCCCTGCTCACCGACTTCGGCGTCGCCAAGCTGATCGACACCCCGCGCCGCACGAAGGCCACGAAGATCATCGGTACACCGGACTACCTGGCCCCCGAGATCGTCGAGGGCCTCCCGCCGCGCGCCGCCGTCGACATCTACGCCCTGGCGACCGTGCTCTACGAGCTGCTCGCCGGATTCACGCCCTTCGGCGGCGGCCACCCCGGCGCGGTCCTGCGCCGCCACGTCACCGAGACCGTCGTCCCGCTCCCCGGAATTCCCGAGGAGCTCTGGCAGCTCCTGGTCCAGTGCCTGGCCAAGGCCCCCGCCTCCCGGCTGCGCGCCTCCGAGCTCGCCGTACGGCTGCGCGACCTGCTGCCCCTGCTGGCGGGGATACCCCCGCTGGACGTGGACGAGCCGGGCCCCGAGGAGAGCGACCAGCAGCCCGCCGCCTACGACGAGCAGCAGTACACCCCGGCCTCCGAGGAGCCCCGCCGCCGCGGCGCGGTCCCGCTGGTGCCCGGCTCCGCTCCCGACTCCAACCGGGACACCCACACGAGCATGCGCGTCCCCGCCCCCGACGAGCTGGCGGGCGGCCCCCTCGGGACGGCCCGCGCCCCCCGCGCCCCGGGCCGGCCCCGGCCCGGCTCCGCCCGCAACAAGGCGGCGGCCGTCCGCAAGCGCCGCATCACCCTCGGTGTCGCCGCCCTCGCCCTCTGTGCGGCCGTCGTGGTCGGCGGCCTGCTGGCCGGCGGCGACGGCGACGGGGGCCCGGCGCCCCAGGACAGCGAGAACTCGGCGCCGGCGACCCCGTAG
- a CDS encoding serine/threonine-protein kinase: MRPVGSKYLLEEPLGRGATGTVWRARQRETAGAEAAVAGQPGETVAIKVLKEELANDADVVMRFLRERSVLLRLTHPNIVRTRDLVVEGDLLALVMDLIDGPDLHRYLRENGPLTPVAASLLTAQIADALAASHADGVVHRDLKPANVLVDERDGRMHPMLTDFGIARLADSPGLTRTHEFVGTPAYVAPESAEGRPQTSAVDIYGAGILLYELVTGRPPFAGGTALEVLHRHLSEEPRRPSNVPAPLWTVIERCLSKDPDRRPSAENLARGLRTVAAGIGVHANSAQIAAAEGVGALLAPDPAPTAVPDTPGAADPTQVLPSNAGSYDPAAPTSVFQQTGGPGGQGGQGPGGGHADPTAVLPPVPQRPDGPPQPDGPHPWQSQLQAARDRNDQTQVQYLDPSQDPLRRRPQRQQPQQPPHQQQPPQRRQPPPQHQQYPPQQHQQQHQPQRYQQPQQPQRQQYAPPQPQQPQQPAPRPPREPRPPRQRGANPMRIPGLGCLKGCLFTVVLLIVAGWLIWELTPLQDWVAQGKGYWEAIGDAIGTVTGWVSELGDSTGSSGGA, from the coding sequence GTGCGGCCCGTAGGCAGCAAGTACCTGCTCGAGGAGCCGCTCGGACGCGGCGCCACGGGCACCGTCTGGCGAGCCCGCCAGCGGGAGACCGCGGGCGCCGAGGCAGCCGTCGCGGGTCAGCCCGGCGAGACCGTGGCCATCAAGGTCCTCAAGGAGGAGCTGGCCAACGACGCCGACGTCGTGATGCGGTTCCTGCGGGAGCGCTCCGTCCTGCTGCGGCTCACGCACCCCAACATCGTGCGCACCCGGGACCTCGTCGTCGAGGGCGATCTCCTCGCCCTGGTGATGGACCTGATCGACGGTCCCGACCTGCACCGCTACCTCCGCGAGAACGGCCCGCTCACCCCGGTCGCCGCTTCCCTGCTCACCGCGCAGATCGCGGACGCGCTCGCCGCCAGCCACGCCGACGGCGTCGTCCACCGCGACCTCAAGCCGGCCAACGTGCTGGTCGACGAGCGCGACGGTCGGATGCACCCGATGCTCACCGACTTCGGCATCGCGCGCCTGGCCGACTCCCCGGGCCTGACCCGGACCCACGAGTTCGTCGGCACGCCCGCCTACGTGGCGCCGGAGTCCGCCGAAGGCCGCCCGCAGACCTCCGCCGTCGACATCTACGGCGCGGGCATCCTGCTGTACGAGCTGGTCACGGGCCGCCCGCCGTTCGCCGGGGGCACCGCCCTCGAAGTCCTGCACCGGCACCTCAGCGAGGAGCCCCGCCGCCCCTCCAACGTCCCGGCCCCGCTGTGGACGGTCATAGAGCGCTGCCTGAGCAAGGACCCGGACCGGCGGCCCAGCGCCGAGAACCTGGCCCGCGGTCTGCGTACGGTCGCCGCGGGCATCGGCGTCCACGCGAACTCCGCCCAGATCGCCGCCGCCGAAGGGGTGGGCGCCCTGCTCGCCCCCGACCCGGCGCCCACCGCCGTCCCGGACACCCCGGGCGCGGCCGATCCCACGCAGGTGCTGCCGAGCAACGCGGGCTCCTACGACCCCGCCGCGCCCACCAGCGTCTTCCAGCAGACCGGTGGCCCGGGCGGCCAGGGTGGCCAGGGCCCCGGCGGCGGCCACGCCGACCCGACCGCCGTCCTGCCGCCCGTGCCGCAGCGCCCCGACGGGCCGCCGCAGCCGGACGGGCCGCACCCCTGGCAGTCGCAGCTCCAGGCGGCCCGCGACCGCAACGACCAGACCCAGGTCCAGTACCTCGACCCGAGCCAGGACCCGCTGCGCCGCCGCCCCCAGCGCCAGCAGCCGCAGCAGCCGCCCCATCAGCAGCAGCCGCCCCAGCGCCGTCAGCCGCCTCCGCAGCACCAGCAGTACCCGCCCCAGCAACACCAGCAGCAGCATCAGCCACAGCGCTACCAGCAGCCGCAGCAGCCCCAACGGCAGCAGTACGCGCCCCCGCAGCCGCAGCAGCCCCAGCAGCCGGCCCCGCGACCGCCGCGCGAGCCGCGTCCCCCGAGGCAGCGCGGTGCCAACCCGATGCGCATCCCCGGACTCGGCTGCCTCAAGGGCTGCCTGTTCACTGTGGTGCTCCTGATCGTCGCCGGCTGGCTCATCTGGGAGCTGACCCCGCTCCAGGACTGGGTCGCCCAGGGCAAGGGCTACTGGGAAGCGATCGGTGACGCGATCGGCACGGTCACCGGCTGGGTCTCCGAGCTCGGAGACAGCACGGGCAGCTCGGGCGGGGCCTGA
- a CDS encoding FHA domain-containing protein yields the protein MQIRLTVLAPRSGQTPARTCDVLVTAPAGTALAAVASQLASAVAGPESSQGGGAIVFFAGRERLDGHRVALGEPPLVDGAVLSLQVPGDDEATDDPVPAQLHVVAGPDAGGVHLLHGGQIRIGRSADADVPLDDPDVSRLHCAVKVSDDGRVSVADLGSTNGTSLDGVEVRERPVRLAPGALLRLGESALRLTAGSRPATLPTAPDGEGHLRVARAETGSPAPGHGTGAPLSAHTPDHGGPGHSHGYGAPASPFPDSPDSPGSAGSPAPEGPHGGSGAPGPSLEEASWPEHAEAGPGADPGQGPHARGEEFADAPAPRRGIGAWARRLKGGARGEQAAGPETGAGVRRDTYGSRAPNGPGGPTAYGSSAYGPSVPESSAYGPSVPGSSAYGPSVPGSSAYGAGAYGSTAGPHDFPGGSHGFPGGSHDPSGGPSGAGHLASPVSPGSPFSALPTAPEGTWPDPAAVLLTALGPGPRLWERHPEHPEALVVRLGTTDRADVPAVPVTVGLREAGSLGLAGPRARLAGLARATVAQLAALHSPFDLEIVLISTDRSRPVEERRREWSWLGWLPHLRPTHGQDCRLLLAYDREQAAARTAELVRRLDEGPLGPGWPHLDRASVAEAARAHTGPHTVVVLDGDPGTAVLRETTARLAGAGGAAGIHLICLAETPAASPTSPVSATYEAACRASIAFRECGAVAMLSGDVATALRLLRTAGGQAAGHGTVAAVDAVSAAWAERFGRALAPLREEGSAALAGRPTTAALPPSARLLDELGLARATPASLMARWASTAEAQPGASAPRGAAARAPRQELDSPNSGRTLSTGPRVGPQRTTASSVHRDSGRAPYPAAGAPDPDRTPYPPLDARDSGRTPYPPLDARDSERTPYLGGRRSGPGQGPGGRDDGGPGDGAAPPAGAAHTGRPVLVLGAGPRGPLSVDLADEGPHLLIEGPPGSGRTELLRAVAASLASAARPDRLGILLVDGSGGERGERCEGLLPCTELPHVFTHLVACDPVRMREFAQALGGELKRRAELLGDLDFASWHERHAQQEGPPRIVGQRPPSGAERRGDLDSPASGTLRLRTTARSGNPGPSPLPRLVVLADDFDALVAPSLGSPGRPAAGSVVRALEAVARDGGRLGVHLVATSARPDRTEDTELARGARLRIVLDAPVLPPSPDEPAPGRGRLGHPDGRVTPFQGGRVTGRIPRTATLRPTVVPLEWERMGDPPTRRPVRELGNGPTDLALLASALERAARSVNAERLPALVPFPV from the coding sequence ATGCAGATCCGGCTGACCGTCCTCGCGCCGCGCAGCGGCCAGACCCCGGCGCGCACCTGCGACGTGCTCGTCACCGCACCCGCCGGGACGGCGCTGGCCGCCGTCGCCTCCCAGCTGGCCTCCGCCGTGGCGGGGCCCGAGAGCTCCCAGGGCGGCGGAGCGATCGTGTTCTTCGCCGGACGGGAGCGGCTGGACGGGCACCGCGTCGCGCTGGGCGAACCGCCCCTGGTGGACGGCGCGGTCCTCTCGCTCCAGGTCCCCGGCGACGACGAGGCGACGGACGACCCCGTTCCGGCCCAGCTCCATGTGGTGGCGGGCCCTGACGCGGGCGGCGTCCACCTGCTGCACGGCGGGCAGATCCGGATCGGCCGCTCCGCCGACGCGGACGTCCCGCTCGACGACCCGGACGTCTCCCGGCTGCACTGCGCGGTGAAGGTCTCCGACGACGGCCGGGTCTCGGTCGCCGACCTCGGTTCGACGAACGGCACCTCGCTGGACGGCGTCGAGGTGCGCGAGCGGCCGGTCCGCCTCGCCCCGGGCGCCCTGCTGCGGCTCGGCGAGTCCGCCCTCCGCCTCACCGCGGGCTCCCGTCCGGCGACGCTGCCGACCGCCCCGGACGGCGAGGGGCACCTGCGGGTGGCCCGCGCCGAGACGGGGTCTCCCGCCCCGGGCCACGGCACCGGCGCGCCGCTCTCCGCGCACACCCCCGACCACGGCGGCCCGGGCCACAGCCACGGTTACGGCGCACCGGCCTCCCCTTTCCCCGATTCCCCCGATTCCCCCGGTTCCGCCGGCTCCCCGGCGCCCGAAGGGCCCCACGGCGGCTCCGGAGCCCCTGGCCCCTCCCTCGAAGAGGCCTCCTGGCCCGAGCACGCCGAGGCCGGGCCGGGCGCGGACCCGGGACAGGGCCCTCATGCCCGTGGCGAGGAGTTCGCCGACGCCCCGGCGCCCCGGCGCGGCATAGGAGCGTGGGCGAGGCGGCTCAAGGGCGGCGCGAGGGGCGAGCAGGCGGCGGGCCCGGAGACCGGGGCGGGCGTCCGACGCGACACGTACGGCTCCCGCGCCCCGAACGGCCCCGGCGGCCCGACGGCGTACGGATCGTCGGCATACGGTCCGTCGGTGCCCGAATCGTCGGCATACGGTCCATCGGTGCCCGGATCGTCGGCATACGGTCCATCGGTGCCCGGATCGTCGGCATACGGAGCGGGCGCGTACGGCTCCACGGCCGGGCCCCACGACTTCCCGGGCGGTTCCCACGGCTTCCCGGGCGGCTCCCACGATCCGTCCGGCGGCCCGTCGGGGGCCGGGCACCTCGCCTCCCCGGTCTCCCCCGGCTCCCCCTTCTCCGCACTGCCCACCGCCCCCGAGGGCACCTGGCCGGATCCGGCGGCCGTGCTGCTGACCGCGCTCGGCCCCGGGCCCCGGCTCTGGGAGCGCCATCCGGAGCACCCGGAGGCGCTGGTGGTGCGGCTCGGCACGACCGATCGGGCCGACGTGCCCGCCGTGCCGGTGACCGTGGGGCTGCGGGAGGCCGGTTCGCTGGGGCTCGCCGGTCCGCGCGCCCGGCTGGCGGGTCTTGCCCGCGCGACGGTGGCGCAGCTCGCGGCGCTGCACTCCCCGTTCGACCTGGAGATCGTCCTCATCAGCACGGACCGCTCCCGCCCGGTGGAGGAACGGCGGCGCGAGTGGTCCTGGCTGGGGTGGCTGCCGCATCTGCGCCCGACGCACGGGCAGGACTGCCGGCTGCTCCTCGCGTACGACCGCGAGCAGGCGGCCGCCCGGACGGCCGAGCTGGTGCGCCGCCTCGACGAGGGCCCCCTCGGTCCCGGCTGGCCGCATCTGGACCGTGCCTCGGTGGCCGAGGCCGCTCGCGCCCATACGGGTCCGCACACGGTGGTCGTCCTGGACGGCGACCCCGGCACGGCGGTGCTGCGCGAGACCACGGCGCGGCTGGCCGGGGCGGGCGGGGCTGCCGGGATCCATCTGATCTGTCTGGCCGAGACCCCGGCCGCCTCCCCCACCTCCCCGGTGTCCGCGACGTACGAGGCCGCCTGCCGGGCCTCCATCGCCTTCCGGGAGTGCGGGGCGGTCGCGATGCTCAGCGGGGACGTCGCCACGGCGTTGCGCCTGTTGCGCACGGCGGGCGGACAGGCCGCGGGGCACGGGACGGTGGCCGCCGTGGACGCGGTGTCGGCGGCCTGGGCCGAGCGGTTCGGGCGGGCCCTGGCGCCCCTGCGTGAGGAGGGCTCGGCCGCGCTGGCCGGCCGTCCGACGACCGCGGCGCTGCCGCCGTCCGCCCGGCTGCTGGACGAGCTGGGCCTGGCCCGGGCGACACCGGCCTCGCTGATGGCCCGCTGGGCGTCCACGGCGGAGGCCCAGCCCGGCGCCTCGGCGCCCCGGGGCGCGGCGGCCCGGGCGCCCCGCCAGGAGCTGGACAGCCCCAACTCCGGGCGCACCCTCAGCACGGGCCCGCGCGTCGGCCCGCAGCGCACCACCGCCTCCTCCGTCCACCGCGACTCCGGCCGGGCGCCGTACCCGGCCGCGGGCGCCCCCGACCCGGACCGCACCCCGTACCCACCGCTCGACGCCCGCGACTCCGGCCGCACCCCGTACCCACCGCTGGATGCACGGGACTCCGAGCGAACGCCCTATCTCGGCGGCCGACGCTCCGGGCCGGGGCAGGGCCCCGGGGGACGGGACGACGGGGGACCGGGCGACGGGGCCGCGCCCCCGGCCGGCGCCGCCCACACCGGCCGACCGGTCCTCGTGCTCGGGGCGGGCCCCCGGGGGCCCCTCAGCGTCGATCTCGCCGACGAGGGGCCGCATCTGCTGATCGAGGGGCCGCCGGGCAGCGGCCGCACCGAGCTGCTCAGGGCCGTCGCCGCCTCGCTCGCCTCCGCCGCCCGGCCCGACCGGCTCGGCATCCTGCTCGTCGACGGCTCCGGCGGCGAGCGGGGGGAGCGCTGTGAAGGGCTGCTCCCCTGTACGGAGCTGCCGCATGTGTTCACCCACCTCGTGGCGTGCGACCCGGTCCGGATGCGGGAGTTCGCGCAGGCCCTGGGCGGCGAGCTGAAGAGGCGCGCCGAGCTGCTCGGCGACCTGGACTTCGCCTCCTGGCACGAGCGGCACGCCCAGCAGGAGGGCCCGCCGCGCATCGTGGGACAGCGTCCACCGAGCGGCGCCGAGCGGCGGGGCGATCTGGACTCCCCGGCCAGCGGCACCCTGCGGCTGCGCACCACCGCCCGGTCCGGGAACCCCGGCCCGTCGCCACTGCCCCGCCTCGTCGTCCTCGCCGACGACTTCGACGCGCTGGTCGCCCCGTCGCTCGGCAGTCCCGGCAGGCCGGCCGCCGGTTCGGTGGTGCGGGCGCTGGAGGCCGTGGCCCGGGACGGCGGGCGGCTCGGGGTGCACCTGGTCGCCACCTCCGCGCGTCCGGACCGCACAGAGGACACCGAGCTGGCCCGTGGCGCCCGGCTGCGCATCGTGCTGGACGCCCCGGTGCTGCCGCCGTCCCCGGACGAGCCTGCCCCCGGCCGGGGGCGGCTGGGGCACCCGGACGGCCGGGTGACGCCGTTCCAGGGGGGCCGGGTCACCGGTCGTATCCCGCGTACGGCGACGCTGCGGCCCACCGTCGTCCCGCTGGAGTGGGAGCGGATGGGCGATCCGCCGACCCGGCGCCCGGTCCGGGAGCTGGGCAACGGGCCGACCGACCTGGCGCTGCTCGCCAGCGCGTTGGAGCGTGCGGCCCGTTCCGTGAACGCGGAGCGGCTGCCGGCGCTGGTGCCGTTCCCGGTCTGA